In one Pseudomonas sp. Bout1 genomic region, the following are encoded:
- the ligA gene encoding NAD-dependent DNA ligase LigA — translation MTAAHTRILELRAELDQHNYRYHVLDEPSIPDAEYDRLFHELKALEAEHPDLVTRDSPTQRVGSAALSAFTQVRHEIPMLSLGNAFDESTMLEFDRRVTEGLDLPVGDLFGAGAAVEYSCEPKLDGLAVSLLYQDGELVRGATRGDGTTGEDISVNVRTVRNIPLKLHGSGWPATLEVRGEVFMSKAGFERLNATQLEVGGKTFANPRNAAAGSLRQLDSKITASRPLEFCCYGIGQVTADISDTHIGNLQQLQKWGMPISHELKLAKGIQECLDYYRDIGERRNALPYEIDGVVFKVNSIAYQRELGFRAREPRWAIAHKFPAIEELTELLDVEFQVGRTGAVTPVARLKPVKVAGVTVSNATLHNMDEVARLGLMIGDTVIIRRAGDVIPQVVSVVTERRPENARAVQIPESCPVCGSHVERTQLVKRSKGKETVSEGAVYRCVGRLACGAQLKQAIIHFVSRRAMDIDGLGDKTIEQLVDEKLIGSPADLYKLKYEQIIDLEGFADVSSKKLITAIENSKTPTLARFIYALGIPDVGEETAKVLARSLASLERVQQALPEVLTYLPDVGLEVAHEIHSFFEDSHNQQVIGALISKDECGLTLQEQGDLSPEFAASTTLGGLLDKLHVPSVGPGAAQKLADKFGSLEGVIKADWLDMRQALPEKQAKAVRDFFDIEENARRALAIEQQLKDFGMHWQSEKKVVEGLPEAGHTWVLTGSLELMSRDVAKEKLESLGAKVAGSVSAKTHCVVAGPGAGSKLAKASELGLKVLDEEAFVAFLNQHGITVA, via the coding sequence ATGACCGCCGCCCACACCCGCATCCTCGAACTGCGCGCTGAACTGGATCAGCACAACTACCGCTACCACGTCCTCGACGAACCGAGCATTCCGGACGCCGAGTACGACCGGTTGTTCCACGAGCTCAAGGCGCTTGAAGCCGAGCACCCGGACTTGGTCACCCGTGATTCACCGACGCAGCGGGTCGGCAGCGCGGCATTGTCTGCGTTTACTCAGGTGCGTCATGAAATCCCGATGCTCAGTCTTGGTAACGCTTTCGATGAAAGCACGATGCTTGAATTCGATCGCCGGGTAACCGAAGGCCTGGACCTGCCAGTGGGCGATCTGTTTGGCGCTGGCGCGGCGGTGGAATACAGCTGCGAGCCGAAGCTTGATGGCCTGGCGGTCAGCCTGCTGTATCAGGACGGTGAGTTGGTGCGTGGTGCCACGCGCGGCGATGGCACCACCGGCGAAGACATCAGCGTCAACGTGCGCACCGTGCGCAATATTCCGCTGAAACTACACGGCAGCGGCTGGCCGGCGACCCTGGAAGTGCGCGGCGAAGTGTTCATGTCCAAGGCCGGTTTCGAGCGGCTGAATGCCACGCAACTGGAAGTCGGCGGCAAAACCTTTGCCAACCCGCGCAACGCCGCTGCGGGTAGCCTGCGCCAGCTGGACTCGAAGATTACGGCAAGCCGTCCGCTGGAATTCTGCTGTTATGGCATTGGCCAGGTGACCGCTGACATTAGCGATACCCATATCGGCAACCTGCAGCAATTGCAGAAGTGGGGCATGCCCATCAGCCACGAGCTGAAACTGGCCAAGGGCATTCAGGAATGCCTGGATTACTACCGTGATATCGGCGAGCGGCGCAACGCCTTGCCGTATGAGATCGACGGTGTGGTGTTCAAGGTCAATAGCATTGCCTACCAACGCGAATTGGGCTTTCGTGCCCGTGAACCACGTTGGGCCATTGCCCATAAATTCCCGGCCATTGAAGAACTGACCGAACTGCTGGACGTTGAGTTCCAGGTCGGCCGCACCGGCGCGGTAACGCCCGTGGCACGGTTGAAACCGGTCAAGGTCGCGGGTGTGACCGTGTCCAACGCCACCCTGCATAACATGGACGAAGTGGCGCGCCTGGGCCTGATGATCGGCGACACCGTGATCATCCGCCGCGCCGGTGATGTGATCCCGCAGGTGGTGTCGGTGGTGACCGAGCGCCGCCCGGAAAACGCCCGTGCGGTGCAGATCCCCGAGAGCTGCCCGGTGTGCGGCTCTCACGTTGAACGCACGCAACTGGTCAAGCGCAGCAAGGGCAAGGAAACTGTCAGCGAAGGCGCTGTGTATCGCTGCGTCGGGCGCCTGGCCTGTGGTGCTCAACTCAAGCAGGCGATCATTCATTTCGTCTCGCGCCGGGCCATGGACATTGACGGGCTTGGCGACAAGACCATCGAGCAACTGGTGGACGAAAAACTCATCGGCTCGCCGGCTGATCTCTACAAGCTCAAGTACGAGCAGATCATCGACCTGGAAGGTTTTGCCGATGTCTCCAGCAAGAAGCTGATCACCGCCATTGAAAACAGCAAGACACCGACCCTCGCACGGTTTATCTACGCCCTCGGCATTCCCGATGTAGGCGAGGAGACCGCCAAGGTGCTGGCGCGCTCGCTGGCGTCCCTGGAGCGTGTGCAGCAGGCCTTGCCGGAAGTGCTGACGTACTTGCCGGACGTTGGCTTGGAGGTGGCGCACGAGATACACAGCTTCTTTGAAGACAGCCATAACCAGCAAGTGATTGGTGCCCTGATCTCCAAAGACGAGTGCGGCCTGACGTTGCAGGAGCAGGGCGACCTGAGCCCCGAGTTTGCGGCCAGCACCACGCTGGGCGGCTTGCTCGACAAGTTGCACGTGCCGTCCGTTGGCCCGGGCGCCGCGCAGAAGCTGGCCGACAAGTTTGGCTCGCTTGAAGGGGTGATCAAGGCCGATTGGCTCGACATGCGCCAAGCGTTGCCAGAGAAGCAGGCCAAGGCGGTGCGGGATTTCTTCGATATCGAAGAAAACGCCCGGCGCGCACTGGCCATCGAGCAACAGCTCAAGGACTTCGGCATGCACTGGCAGAGTGAGAAGAAGGTCGTCGAAGGCCTGCCCGAGGCCGGTCACACTTGGGTGCTCACCGGCTCCCTGGAACTGATGAGCCGCGATGTCGCCAAGGAAAAACTCGAAAGCCTGGGCGCCAAGGTAGCGGGCTCGGTGTCGGCGAAAACCCACTGCGTGGTGGCTGGGCCGGGCGCGGGTTCGAAGCTGGCCAAGGCCAGTGAGTTGGGCCTGAAAGTGCTGGATGAAGAGGCGTTCGTGGCCTTCCTCAACCAGCACGGCATAACCGTTGCCTGA
- a CDS encoding zinc-binding metallopeptidase family protein yields MYRFFEQLSSRIAAPFMAETSRNSKVWQCRCGQSLFFRNSQCLACSALLGYQPEQSRLSSLQPGPYADTWLLDADPEAGAFRRCANLDTPAACNWLLPADNGQTLCVACSLNRTIPDLSIPENPERWRKVETAKRRLVAQLISLGLQVVPKTVDEDTGLAFDFVGIDLEGNAPTTGHANGLVTLDIKEADDAHREKIRVQMREPYRTLLGHFRHEVGHYYWDRLIASSHWLEPFRSLFGDERASYADALEQHYQNGPRPDWQQTCVSAYATMHPWEDWAETWAHYLHMMDAVDTALGFGMSAREMDLDYQPFPLSTLYDPEHPGGAAFLSFVNAWIELAGMLNELSRSMGQPDFYPFVLPPAVIAKLHFIHLVIQQEGGRADEVVLL; encoded by the coding sequence ATGTACCGCTTCTTCGAACAACTCAGTTCGCGCATTGCCGCACCGTTCATGGCCGAGACCTCGCGCAACAGCAAGGTCTGGCAGTGCCGCTGTGGGCAGTCGCTGTTCTTTCGCAACAGCCAGTGCCTGGCCTGCTCGGCGCTGCTGGGCTATCAGCCGGAGCAGAGTCGCCTGTCATCCCTGCAGCCCGGCCCGTACGCCGACACCTGGCTGCTGGACGCCGACCCTGAAGCCGGCGCATTTCGCCGCTGCGCCAACCTCGACACGCCCGCCGCCTGCAACTGGTTGCTGCCCGCCGACAATGGCCAGACCTTGTGCGTAGCCTGCAGCCTGAACCGCACCATCCCTGACCTGTCGATCCCGGAAAACCCCGAACGCTGGCGCAAGGTCGAAACCGCCAAGCGCCGCCTGGTGGCGCAACTGATCAGCCTGGGTTTGCAGGTGGTTCCCAAGACCGTCGATGAAGACACTGGCCTGGCCTTCGATTTTGTCGGCATCGACCTGGAAGGCAACGCACCCACCACCGGCCACGCCAATGGCCTGGTCACCCTCGACATCAAGGAAGCCGACGACGCCCATCGCGAGAAAATCCGCGTACAGATGCGCGAGCCTTACCGCACGTTGCTCGGCCATTTTCGCCATGAGGTCGGCCATTACTACTGGGACCGCCTGATCGCCAGCAGCCACTGGCTGGAGCCGTTCCGCAGCCTGTTTGGCGATGAGCGCGCCAGCTACGCCGACGCCCTTGAGCAGCACTACCAGAACGGCCCGCGGCCAGACTGGCAGCAAACCTGCGTGAGCGCCTACGCCACCATGCACCCGTGGGAAGACTGGGCGGAAACCTGGGCGCATTACCTGCACATGATGGACGCCGTCGACACCGCGCTGGGCTTCGGCATGAGCGCCCGGGAGATGGACCTGGATTACCAGCCGTTCCCCCTCAGCACGCTGTATGACCCTGAACATCCGGGCGGCGCGGCGTTCCTGTCATTCGTCAATGCCTGGATCGAACTGGCCGGCATGCTCAACGAACTGTCGCGCAGCATGGGCCAGCCGGATTTCTACCCGTTCGTCCTGCCGCCGGCGGTGATTGCCAAGCTGCACTTCATTCACCTGGTGATCCAGCAAGAGGGCGGCCGGGCGGATGAGGTGGTGCTCTTGTAG
- a CDS encoding LysR family transcriptional regulator, with amino-acid sequence MELAQLKMVKAVAQTGSVAQAALQLHCVPSNITTRIKQLESELGTPLFIRAGRGLAISAAGEVFLDYCERILALVEESKRAVDSNAIPRGKLRIGAVESSASGRLPPLLAEYHRRYPQVELELVTGAWAQLLDDLQHHRIDAALVAAGGKRPKLEQSVVYSERLVLIASASSAPIEDARDLAGRTLLVWPLGCPYRAALENWLKPHDIKPAIASYASWGTIIGCVSAGIGVALAPEGILARYEQANQLTSYRFDELAAVDNLLFWHKDTQRHLARDAFAGLLRETFG; translated from the coding sequence ATGGAACTGGCCCAACTGAAAATGGTGAAAGCCGTGGCGCAAACCGGCAGCGTGGCCCAGGCCGCCCTGCAATTGCACTGCGTGCCGTCCAACATCACCACGCGCATCAAGCAATTGGAAAGCGAGTTGGGCACCCCGCTGTTCATTCGTGCCGGGCGCGGGTTGGCGATCAGTGCTGCCGGTGAAGTATTTCTGGACTACTGCGAACGCATCCTGGCGTTGGTGGAAGAGTCCAAGCGTGCCGTCGACAGCAACGCGATCCCCCGCGGCAAGCTGCGCATCGGTGCGGTAGAGTCCAGCGCCAGCGGGCGCCTGCCACCGTTGCTGGCTGAATACCATCGACGCTATCCGCAGGTAGAACTGGAACTGGTAACCGGCGCGTGGGCCCAGCTACTGGACGACCTGCAACACCACCGCATCGATGCCGCATTGGTGGCCGCCGGCGGCAAACGCCCGAAGCTCGAACAAAGCGTGGTCTACAGCGAGCGCCTGGTACTGATCGCCAGCGCCTCCAGCGCGCCCATCGAAGATGCCCGGGACCTGGCCGGCCGCACGCTGCTGGTCTGGCCGCTTGGCTGCCCGTATCGCGCCGCCCTGGAAAACTGGCTCAAGCCCCACGACATCAAGCCGGCCATCGCCAGCTACGCCAGCTGGGGCACGATCATAGGCTGCGTCAGCGCGGGGATTGGGGTGGCGCTGGCGCCGGAAGGCATCCTGGCGCGCTACGAGCAGGCCAACCAATTGACGTCCTACCGCTTCGACGAATTGGCGGCGGTGGATAACCTGCTGTTCTGGCACAAAGACACCCAACGCCACCTGGCGCGGGATGCATTTGCGGGGCTGTTGCGGGAGACGTTCGGATGA
- a CDS encoding DMT family transporter produces the protein MKAPSPVKLTLVTASVILCWAYSPIGVHMALHSYSPGQLALGRFLIASVLMAGVALVMKIERPRLRDLPWLLVLGFFGIFLHHLTINFGQQFVTAAASSVLAQSVPLFTVMVAFFALKERVTGWRWACVLLGLSGVLVVIWGEHGLGEIDPRGLMILVAALSWSFYFTIQKHYSRRYSPLTTVCYTVWSGTLLLCVYLPGLPAVVSQASTQANLAVLLLGAFPSALAYLAWAYVLRHVEVSRASVALYLVPPVAMVMAATLLGEQVSLRVVLGGLIVLASVGAISLEGRWRRKPSGGRGEHSQAVAAGSWATKV, from the coding sequence ATGAAAGCCCCGTCACCCGTAAAGCTTACGCTAGTCACTGCCAGCGTCATCCTCTGTTGGGCGTATTCGCCGATTGGTGTGCATATGGCCTTGCACAGCTACAGCCCTGGCCAGTTGGCCTTGGGGCGGTTCCTGATTGCTTCGGTATTGATGGCCGGCGTCGCGTTGGTCATGAAAATCGAGCGGCCACGCCTGCGGGACCTGCCGTGGTTGTTGGTGCTGGGGTTCTTCGGGATTTTCCTGCACCACCTGACCATTAACTTCGGCCAGCAATTTGTCACGGCCGCCGCCTCCAGTGTGCTGGCGCAGTCGGTTCCGCTATTTACCGTGATGGTGGCGTTTTTTGCCTTGAAGGAGCGGGTCACCGGCTGGCGCTGGGCTTGCGTGCTGCTGGGATTGAGCGGGGTGTTGGTGGTGATCTGGGGCGAGCATGGCCTGGGCGAGATCGATCCCCGTGGCTTGATGATCCTGGTGGCGGCGTTGTCGTGGAGCTTTTACTTCACGATCCAGAAACACTATTCGCGGCGCTACAGCCCGCTGACTACCGTGTGCTACACCGTGTGGTCGGGCACTTTGCTGCTGTGTGTCTACTTGCCGGGCTTGCCGGCAGTGGTGTCGCAGGCATCAACCCAAGCCAACCTGGCGGTGCTGCTGCTCGGCGCCTTCCCCAGCGCTCTGGCGTACCTGGCCTGGGCCTATGTGTTGCGGCATGTGGAGGTCAGCCGCGCTTCAGTGGCGTTGTACCTGGTGCCGCCGGTGGCGATGGTGATGGCCGCCACACTGCTGGGCGAGCAGGTTTCGCTGCGCGTGGTGCTGGGGGGCCTGATCGTGCTGGCCAGTGTCGGCGCCATCAGCCTGGAAGGGCGCTGGCGCCGCAAACCTTCAGGGGGTCGCGGTGAACACTCGCAGGCGGTGGCCGCGGGCTCCTGGGCGACAAAGGTGTAA
- a CDS encoding helix-turn-helix domain-containing protein, producing MHISSLGPAIRRYRKVAGLTQAELGEKTGFDPKTISRFETGTYTPSVEALFLFAEALGVKLKVFFADLVDEEEQRAYLFGVIHKATPKDLGKLIAAVDQALSKP from the coding sequence ATGCACATTTCAAGTTTGGGTCCAGCCATCAGACGTTACCGCAAGGTCGCAGGGCTTACTCAGGCTGAACTAGGTGAAAAAACCGGTTTTGACCCTAAAACCATCAGCCGCTTCGAAACCGGCACCTATACACCCAGCGTCGAGGCTCTGTTCTTGTTCGCAGAGGCGCTGGGAGTGAAGCTCAAAGTCTTTTTCGCAGACCTGGTCGACGAAGAGGAGCAGCGCGCTTATCTGTTCGGTGTCATTCATAAAGCCACCCCGAAGGATCTGGGAAAGCTGATCGCAGCGGTAGACCAGGCCTTGTCCAAGCCTTAG
- a CDS encoding methyl-accepting chemotaxis protein, translating to MALPLVAAAASLAAFQLIPGVWAQALTVGLFLGVGVWGHQRLGLQLKRIVQGTPNTFSDPISAMTYSDALGPAAQLEMILISEEARLKTALTRLSDLANQMAEAAAHSSVLSSTTESALLDQRAETDMTAAAMTEMAASIAEVAVHVQQTASEAHTANTLAEQGSQVAGTSREAIQLLAGTVTQINQAVGNLAGQTQQIQVAASMIQAIADQTNLLALNAAIEAARAGEQGRGFAVVADEVRALAGKTRESTQQIQGIIQNLRAGADEAVEIASLGIHEAEQGVQHVLEAQQALQGIRQAVERITDMSQQMAAASQEQSHVAEDVSQQINNVAATVQKTAGTANAAVTRGRELESISSGLRALVERFNR from the coding sequence ATGGCTTTGCCACTGGTGGCCGCCGCCGCCAGCCTCGCTGCCTTCCAATTGATTCCCGGCGTGTGGGCCCAAGCGTTGACCGTCGGCTTGTTTCTCGGTGTGGGCGTTTGGGGTCATCAACGCTTGGGCCTGCAGCTCAAGCGCATTGTGCAGGGCACACCCAACACCTTTTCCGACCCTATCAGCGCCATGACCTACAGCGACGCGCTAGGGCCGGCCGCGCAGTTGGAAATGATCCTGATCAGCGAAGAAGCGCGGCTTAAAACTGCCCTTACGCGACTCAGCGACCTGGCCAACCAGATGGCTGAAGCTGCCGCTCATTCCAGTGTGCTGTCGAGCACCACCGAATCGGCGCTGCTGGACCAGCGTGCCGAGACCGACATGACCGCCGCCGCCATGACCGAGATGGCCGCGTCCATCGCCGAAGTGGCGGTGCACGTGCAACAAACCGCCAGTGAAGCCCACACCGCCAACACCCTGGCCGAGCAGGGCAGCCAGGTGGCCGGTACTTCCCGTGAGGCGATCCAATTGCTGGCCGGCACCGTCACCCAGATCAACCAGGCGGTGGGCAACCTCGCCGGGCAGACCCAGCAGATCCAGGTTGCCGCGAGCATGATCCAGGCGATCGCCGACCAGACCAACCTGCTGGCCCTTAACGCGGCCATTGAAGCGGCCCGTGCCGGCGAACAGGGCCGCGGCTTTGCGGTGGTGGCCGATGAGGTACGCGCGCTGGCGGGCAAGACGCGGGAGTCGACCCAGCAGATCCAGGGCATCATCCAGAACCTGCGGGCCGGCGCCGATGAGGCGGTCGAGATCGCGAGCCTGGGGATTCACGAAGCCGAGCAGGGCGTGCAACACGTGCTTGAGGCCCAACAGGCGCTGCAAGGCATTCGCCAGGCGGTGGAGCGTATTACCGACATGAGTCAGCAAATGGCTGCCGCCTCGCAGGAGCAATCCCACGTCGCCGAGGACGTTTCACAACAGATCAATAACGTTGCCGCCACGGTGCAAAAGACAGCGGGCACTGCCAACGCTGCAGTCACCCGTGGCCGGGAACTCGAAAGCATCTCTTCCGGGTTGCGCGCCCTGGTCGAGCGGTTCAACCGCTAG